In one window of Solanum pennellii chromosome 2, SPENNV200 DNA:
- the LOC107011627 gene encoding DNA ligase 6 isoform X5 — MSSDAGTLTLDSTTLYITALNSLSDKSSSNSIPLSLPLPPIPSSIPQPKLIPRTRFIIDGFKYAADFSVSYFLSHFHSDHYTGLSSNWSKGIIFCSSTTANLLIEVLNVPAQYVVSLPLSEAVLIDGSEVFLIDANHCPGAVQFLFKVPVSDGKFERYVHTGDFRYCDDMKLEPVLNAFVGADAVFLDTTYCHPKFIFPSQQESIDYIVGVIEKNGVENEGSLKNILFLIATYVIGKEKILMEVSRRCQRKIHVDGRKMSVLGVLGHGEDGVFTTVESETDVHVVGWNVLGETWPYFRPNFEKMDKIMNEKGYSKVVGFVPTGWTYEVKRNKFSVRKKDSFEIHLVPYSEHSNYDELREYVKFLKPKHVIPTVGTDVEKLDSKHANAMRKHFAGLVDQMAIKQEFLMRFHPSVQGKEDVDTKESGLALVRITEQENTNRSTHTPVSIIKQENEDTSSDSKSCNAADMDTVIPSSFPQGESVSPGLEKISEGDMEEILEELQGCLPTWVTKGQMLDLVGISDKNVVDAVSYFYEHETEYREQVTASNSVTSSLEANSANKSALPCKPCLGKSLQQDETAASSKTVKLPIMDSSCSKKVSPGKRKRSTGNKSSSSSNKVSPGKRKRSTGNKSFEKAKGHTSMESGGPKQCTITKFFSKTLPLPLQNRNSEADSKNFHDDSCMLPNASIEAYKEEADRFIQIMNGDDSLRSYATTVLAKTKGDISMALDIYFSEYKDVGETNGDGISKTNKLLQPQCAKEVYTSSKDDKLPKILGDVDANLSLCGVPFADNAVNYVSLPHEKYSPVEHACWSKGQATPYIHLARTFELVKEEKGKIKATSMLCNMFRSLLALSPEDVLPAVYLCTNKIAPDHENMELNIGGSTVVAALEEACGTKKSKVRELYNSLGDLGDVAQLCRQTQSLLAPPVALTVRGVYSALRRISLQAGSGSAIRKKSLIVNLMCSCREKEMKFLVRTLVRNLRIGAMMRTVLPALAQAVVFNSTPYEGLVENLKDCLQRLSAEVVEAYNILPSLDVLVPSLMEKGIEFSSNTLSMAPGIPIKPMLAKITNGVPQVMKLFQNKAFTCEYKYDGQRAQIHKLSDGSVRVFSRNGDETTARFPDLVNIITESCDSRGATFILDAESDLHFFQVVAIDRQNGPKLMSFQELSSRERGSKDSIIALDKIKVEICIFVFDIMFANGEQLRAVNF, encoded by the exons ATGTCCTCCGACGCCGGAACCCTAACCCTAGACTCAACCACTCTGTACATAACCGCTCTCAACTCCCTCTCTGATAAATCCTCATCAAATTCAATCCCATTGTCCCTTCCTCTCCCTCCAATCCCTTCTTCAATCCCCCAACCAAAACTCATCCCAAGAACTCGCTTTATCATCGACGGTTTTAAATATGCCGCTGATTTCTCCGTTTCTTACTTCCTCTCCCATTTTCACTCCGATCACTATACAGGCCTCTCCTCTAATTGGTCTAAAGGTATCATATTCTGTTCCTCCACCACTGCTAACCTTCTCATCGAGGTTCTCAATGTTCCTGCGCAATATGTAGTATCTTTACCGCTCTCCGAAGCGGTTTTAATAGACGGTTCTGAAGTTTTTCTCATCGATGCCAATCATTGTCCTGGTGCTGTGCAGTTCTTATTTAAAGTTCCAGTTAGTGATGGAAAATTTGAGCGGTACGTTCACACAGGTGATTTTCGTTATTGTGATGACATGAAATTAGAGCCTGTATTGAATGCATTTGTGGGTGCTGATGCTGTATTTTTGGATACAACTTATTGTCATCCGAAATTTATATTCCCTAGTCAACAGGAGTCAATTGATTATATAGTTGGAGTTATAGAGAAAAATGGAGTTGAGAATGAGGGTTCATTGAAAAATATCTTGTTTCTTATTGCTACTTATGTCATTGGGAAAGAGAAGATTTTAATGGAGGTTTCACGGAGGTGTCAGAGAAAGATCCATGTTGATGGACGAAAAATGTCGGTTTTAGGAGTATTAGGTCATGGGGAGGATGGAGTATTTACTACCGTTGAGTCTGAAACTGATGTTCATGTTGTTGGGTGGAATGTATTGGGTGAGACTTGGCCATATTTCAGGcctaattttgagaaaatggaTAAGATCATGAATGAGAAAGGATATTCCAAGGTGGTTGGTTTTGTCCCCACAGGTTGGACTTATGAAGTGAAGCGGAATAAGTTTTCAGTGAGAAAGAAAGATTCCTTTGAGATACATCTTGTTCCATATAGTGAACATTCAAATTATGATGAGCTTAGAGAAtatgtgaaatttttgaaaCCAAAGCATGTCATCCCAACAGTAGGTACAGATGTTGAGAAGCTGGATAGCAAACATGCAAATGCCATGCGGAAGCATTTTGCTGGCTTGGTTGATCAGATGGCCATCAAGCAAGAATTTCTAATGCGTTTTCATCCTTCTGTCCAAGGGAAGGAAGATGTAGATACAAAAGAATCTGGTCTTGCTTTAGTTAGAATTACGGAGCAAGAAAACACAAACAGATCTACTCATACTCCAGTCAGTATCATCAAACAAGAAAATGAGGATACTTCATCTGATTCTAAAAGCTGCAATGCTGCTGATATGGATACTGTTATCCCTTCCTCATTTCCTCAAGGAGAATCTGTGTCGCCAGGTTTAGAAAAAATAAGTGAAGGTGATATGGAGGAAATACTAGAAGAACTTCAAGGCTGTTTGCCCACTTGGGTAACTAAAGGTCAGATGTTGGATTTAGTTGGTATTTCAGATAAAAATGTTGTTGATGCAGTCTCATACTTTTACGAACATGAAACAGAATATCGTGAACAGGTCACTGCCAGTAATTCTGTTACCTCTTCTTTAGAGGCAAACTCAGCAAATAAGTCTGCATTGCCTTGTAAACCATGTCTTGGTAAAAGCCTGCAGCAAGATGAGACAGCTGCGTCAAGTAAAACTGTTAAACTACCCATCATGGACAGTTCCTGTAGCAAAAAAGTTTCTCCTGGTAAAAGGAAGAGAAGTACTGGAAACAAGTCCAGTTCCAGTAGCAACAAAGTTTCTCCTGGTAAAAGGAAGAGAAGTACTGGAAACAAGTCATTTGAGAAAGCAAAAGGACATACGAGTATGGAATCTGGTGGACCAAAGCAATGTACTATAACAAAGTTCTTCAGTAAAACGCTGCCTCTTCCTTTGCAGAATCGAAACAGTGAAGCCGATAGTAAAAATTTCCATGATGATAGTTGCATGCTACCAAATGCCTCTATTGAGGCTTATAAAGAGGAAGCTGATCGGTTTATTCAGATTATGAATGGGGATGACTCATTGAGAAGTTATGCTACCACAGTACTAGCAAAGACTAAAGGAGACATAAGTATGGcacttgatatttatttttcagaATACAAAGATGTAGGAGAGACTAATGGAGATGGGATttctaaaacaaacaaattgttGCAACCTCAGTGTGCTAAAGAGGTTTACACTTCTTCCAAAGATgataaattacccaaaatattAGGAGATGTTGATGCCAATTTGTCGTTGTGTGGTGTTCCCTTTGCTGATAATGCTGTAAATTATGTATCACTTCCCCATGAGAAATACTCTCCCGTGGAACATG CTTGCTGGAGTAAGGGGCAGGCTACTCCATACATACATCTTGCACGAACTTTTGAATTGgtaaaggaagaaaaagggaAGATAAAAGCAACGTCAATGTTGTGCAATATGTTTCGGAG CTTGCTAGCTTTGTCTCCGGAGGATGTGCTTCCTGCTGTGTACTTGTGCACAAACAAGATAGCCCCTGACCATGAAAATATG GAATTGAACATTGGGGGTAGTACTGTTGTAGCAGCACTAGAGGAGGCATGCGGGACAAAGAAATCAAAAGTACGAGAACTATACAACAGCCTCGGTGATCTTG GTGATGTTGCTCAACTTTGCCGACAAACACAATCATTACTTGCTCCTCCAGTGGCACTTACAGTTAGGGGTGTATACTCTGCTCTTAGAAGGATAAG CTTGCAAGCAGGTAGTGGGAGTGCCATCCGAAAGAAAAGCCTGATTGTCAATCTCATGTGTTCATGTAGAGAGAAGGAGATGAAGTTTCTTGTGAGAACGTTG GTTCGGAATTTGCGCATTGGAGCCATGATGAGAACTGTTCTTCCTGCATTAGCTCAAGCAGTTGTGTTCAATTCTACTCCTTATGAAGGACTGGTCGAAAACCTGAAAGATTGTCTGCAG CGACTTTCAGCAGAAGTAGTAGAAGCGTATAACATCCTTCCCAGCTTG GATGTACTTGTTCCTTCCTTGATGGAGAAGGGGATTGAGTTTTCTTCAAATACATTGTCAATGGCTCCAGGCATACCCATCAAACCAATGCTTGCAAA GATTACTAATGGGGTCCCTCAAGTGATGAAGCTCTTTCAGAACAAAGCCTTTACATGTGAATACAA ATATGATGGTCAGCGAGCTCAGATTCATAAACTGTCTGATGGTTCAGTCCGTGTATTTTCAAGGAATGGGGATGAGACAACAGCTAGATTTCCGGATTTGGTAAATATAATTACAGAATCATGTGATTCCAGAGGAGCAACATTTATCTTGGATGCAGAG